One part of the Bradyrhizobium sp. CB1650 genome encodes these proteins:
- a CDS encoding patatin-like phospholipase family protein — MEFEYVSDSNTADGPSAPIVSEGDVQRIGLALSGGGVRAATFHMGVLKRLAAEDLLERVSVISTVSGGSLVTAAVMTEAGMKWPSSEDFLEKVYPAIRARMTSGDLFSLKAIGWRGLLEFNVDLVRNRASVLARLLERNWGVSGTLADLPDTPHWLINTTCLETGKNWRFAKREMGDWSFARRGEHGIVRDQATVPNVLR; from the coding sequence ATGGAGTTCGAATACGTGAGTGACAGCAACACTGCCGACGGCCCGTCTGCGCCGATCGTTTCCGAGGGCGATGTTCAACGCATTGGTCTCGCTTTGTCTGGCGGTGGCGTCCGGGCGGCGACCTTCCACATGGGGGTCCTCAAGCGTCTCGCTGCGGAAGATCTGCTGGAGCGAGTTTCGGTCATTTCCACCGTGTCGGGCGGAAGCCTGGTGACGGCGGCCGTCATGACCGAGGCCGGCATGAAATGGCCGTCCTCGGAGGATTTTCTCGAAAAGGTCTACCCGGCCATCCGGGCCAGGATGACGTCCGGCGATCTGTTCAGTCTCAAGGCCATCGGTTGGCGCGGTCTCCTGGAATTCAACGTCGATCTCGTCCGCAACAGGGCATCCGTGCTCGCCAGACTTCTGGAGCGGAATTGGGGCGTCTCGGGCACGCTCGCGGATCTGCCCGACACCCCGCATTGGCTCATCAACACCACCTGTTTAGAGACCGGCAAGAACTGGCGGTTCGCCAAGCGGGAGATGGGGGATTGGAGCTTCGCCCGCAGGGGAGAGCACGGCATCGTTCGAGATCAGGCCACGGTTCCAAACGTCCTTCGATGA
- a CDS encoding response regulator: protein MSVLLVEDDPLIREFVVEALRDAGYHVIHASTGEEALDWCKRHVADVLVTDVKLPGNVDGWQIAERCREHNPELPVIYATGYSPVTPRPVPGSRIVKKPFHPDEIVRMVKEFGGERRMPPN from the coding sequence GTGAGCGTACTTCTCGTCGAGGACGACCCCCTGATCCGTGAGTTCGTCGTCGAAGCGCTGCGCGATGCAGGCTATCACGTGATCCACGCAAGCACCGGCGAGGAGGCGCTGGACTGGTGCAAGCGCCACGTCGCGGACGTGCTGGTCACCGACGTCAAGCTGCCCGGAAACGTCGACGGGTGGCAGATCGCGGAGCGCTGCCGCGAGCACAATCCGGAACTGCCGGTCATCTACGCCACGGGCTACTCGCCGGTTACACCACGCCCCGTGCCCGGCAGTCGGATCGTGAAGAAGCCATTTCATCCGGATGAGATCGTCCGGATGGTGAAGGAGTTCGGCGGCGAAAGGCGGATGCCGCCGAACTAG
- the groES gene encoding co-chaperone GroES translates to MKFRPLHDRVVVKRIEAEEKSAGGIIIPDTAKEKPSQGEVIAVGPGGRDESGKLIPIDVQVGDRVLFGKWSGTEVKIDGQELLIMKESDIMGVLTDTFSKKKAA, encoded by the coding sequence ATGAAATTCCGTCCGCTTCACGACCGCGTCGTGGTCAAGCGCATCGAAGCTGAGGAGAAGTCCGCTGGCGGCATCATCATTCCCGACACGGCCAAGGAAAAGCCCTCACAGGGCGAAGTCATCGCCGTTGGCCCTGGCGGCCGCGATGAGAGCGGCAAGCTGATCCCGATCGACGTCCAGGTCGGCGACCGCGTCCTGTTCGGCAAGTGGTCGGGCACCGAGGTCAAGATCGATGGCCAGGAGCTGTTGATCATGAAGGAAAGCGACATCATGGGCGTTCTCACCGACACCTTCTCCAAGAAGAAGGCCGCCTAA
- a CDS encoding Ku protein translates to MAPRANWKGFLRLSLVTCPVALYPATSDSEKISFNQLNRQTGHRIKYLKVDADTGDEVPNEDIVKGYELDKGQYIEVSKEELEEIALESTRTIEIDEFVDKSDIDPRYLIRPYYLRPDGKVGHDAFAVIRETIREMDKVAIGRVVLTNREHIIALEPIDKGLVGTLLRYPYEVRSEQEYFDEIQDVKVTKDMLDLARHIVNQKAGRFDPEKFEDHYETALIDLINQKRAGKPITPKERPVSTNVVDLMEALRRSVRGEAAETKTPKKPAKKGRKAAAGQKEMLLPIAGKKPAKEAAAKKSAARPQRKSA, encoded by the coding sequence ATGGCCCCGCGCGCCAATTGGAAGGGATTCTTGAGACTATCGCTGGTCACCTGTCCGGTAGCGCTCTACCCGGCCACTTCCGACAGCGAGAAGATCAGCTTCAACCAGCTCAACCGACAGACCGGCCATCGCATCAAGTACCTGAAGGTCGATGCGGACACCGGCGACGAGGTGCCGAACGAGGACATCGTCAAGGGCTACGAACTCGACAAGGGCCAGTACATCGAGGTCTCGAAAGAAGAGCTCGAGGAGATCGCGCTGGAATCGACGCGCACGATCGAGATCGACGAGTTCGTCGACAAGTCCGACATCGACCCGCGCTATCTGATCCGGCCCTACTATCTGCGCCCCGACGGCAAGGTCGGGCACGACGCTTTCGCGGTGATCCGCGAGACCATCCGCGAGATGGACAAGGTCGCGATCGGGCGGGTCGTGCTGACCAACCGCGAGCACATCATCGCGCTGGAGCCAATAGACAAGGGTCTCGTCGGCACGCTGCTACGCTACCCGTACGAGGTGCGCAGCGAGCAGGAATATTTCGACGAGATCCAGGATGTCAAAGTCACCAAGGACATGCTGGACCTCGCCAGGCACATAGTGAACCAGAAGGCGGGGCGGTTCGATCCCGAGAAGTTCGAGGACCACTACGAGACCGCGCTCATCGACCTCATCAACCAGAAGCGTGCCGGCAAGCCGATCACGCCGAAGGAGCGGCCGGTATCGACAAACGTCGTCGACCTGATGGAGGCGCTGCGTCGGAGCGTGCGCGGCGAGGCCGCCGAGACCAAGACTCCGAAGAAGCCGGCCAAGAAGGGGAGGAAGGCGGCGGCCGGGCAGAAGGAAATGCTGTTGCCGATTGCCGGCAAGAAGCCGGCCAAGGAAGCAGCGGCAAAAAAGTCGGCGGCCAGGCCGCAGCGGAAATCGGCTTAG
- a CDS encoding phosphoribosylanthranilate isomerase codes for MLTQIYEVATPAEAEAISAIGVDHIGVLVGDGVFPRELPVHKAAAIMKEIRAPSVLSALFLSADVGLIERMARELDPPIVHLGASSELLAPDDVVALRRSLPNVKIMRSVPVTGAAAVQVARTYDGIVDWILLDSHRIGDAQIGAQGVTHDWSISRKIVETVRSPVILAGGLGPDNVKEAIRLVRPAGVDSKTKTDREDTHSKDLAKIEAFHRAAKSG; via the coding sequence ATGCTGACGCAGATCTATGAGGTAGCTACGCCCGCCGAAGCCGAGGCGATATCCGCAATCGGCGTGGACCATATCGGCGTGCTTGTCGGCGATGGCGTCTTCCCTCGCGAGCTTCCAGTCCACAAAGCAGCAGCTATCATGAAAGAGATCCGCGCGCCGTCCGTACTTTCCGCGCTGTTCCTCTCGGCGGATGTCGGTCTCATCGAACGGATGGCCAGGGAGCTTGACCCGCCCATCGTGCACCTTGGTGCTTCGAGCGAATTGCTCGCCCCCGATGATGTCGTGGCGCTTCGAAGGTCTCTGCCAAACGTCAAGATCATGCGCAGCGTACCGGTGACAGGAGCCGCGGCGGTGCAGGTGGCGCGCACATATGATGGAATTGTCGACTGGATCCTGCTTGATAGTCATCGCATAGGCGATGCTCAGATCGGTGCGCAGGGCGTGACGCATGATTGGAGCATCAGTCGAAAGATTGTCGAGACTGTTCGGAGTCCAGTAATCCTCGCCGGCGGGCTAGGGCCGGACAATGTCAAAGAGGCCATACGGTTGGTCCGACCTGCCGGCGTCGATTCGAAAACGAAGACCGACCGCGAGGACACCCACTCGAAAGACCTTGCGAAGATCGAAGCTTTCCATCGCGCCGCAAAGAGCGGCTAG
- the groL gene encoding chaperonin GroEL (60 kDa chaperone family; promotes refolding of misfolded polypeptides especially under stressful conditions; forms two stacked rings of heptamers to form a barrel-shaped 14mer; ends can be capped by GroES; misfolded proteins enter the barrel where they are refolded when GroES binds): MSAKEVKFGVDSRDRMLRGVDILANAVRVTLGPKGRNVVLEKSFGAPRITKDGVAVAKEIELEDKFENMGAQMVREVASKSADAAGDGTTTATVLAAAIVREGAKAVAAGMNPMDLKRGIDLAVDAVVADLVKNTKKVTSNEEIAQVGTISANGDAEIGKFLADAMKKVGNEGVITVEEAKSLATELDVVEGMQFDRGYISPYFVTNADKMRAEMEDAYILIYEKKLSSLNELLPLLEAIVQTGKPLVIIAEDVEGEALATLVVNRLRGGLKVAAVKAPGFGDRRKAMLQDIAILTGGQAISEDLGIKLENVTLNMLGRAKKVMIDKENTTIVNGAGKKADIEARVAQIKAQIEETTSDYDREKLQERQAKLAGGVAVIRVGGATEVEVKERKDRVDDAMHATRAAVEEGIVPGGGVALLRASEHLKGIRTKNDDQKTGVEIVRKALSAPARQIAINAGEDGSVIVGKVLEKDQYGYGFDAQTGEYGNLVSKGIIDPTKVVRVAIQNASSVAALLITTEAMVAELPKKAAGGPTMPPGGMGGMDY; encoded by the coding sequence ATGTCAGCCAAAGAAGTCAAGTTCGGCGTAGACTCTCGCGACCGCATGCTGCGCGGCGTCGACATCCTCGCCAACGCCGTGAGGGTCACGCTCGGCCCGAAGGGCCGCAACGTCGTCCTCGAAAAGTCGTTCGGCGCGCCCCGCATCACCAAGGACGGCGTCGCCGTTGCCAAGGAGATCGAGCTCGAGGACAAGTTCGAGAACATGGGCGCCCAGATGGTGCGCGAGGTCGCCTCCAAGTCCGCTGACGCGGCCGGCGACGGCACCACCACCGCGACCGTGCTCGCCGCCGCGATCGTGCGCGAAGGCGCCAAGGCGGTTGCCGCCGGCATGAACCCGATGGACCTCAAGCGCGGTATCGACCTCGCGGTCGACGCCGTCGTTGCGGACCTCGTGAAGAACACCAAGAAGGTCACCTCGAACGAGGAGATCGCCCAGGTCGGCACCATCTCGGCCAATGGCGACGCGGAGATCGGCAAGTTCCTCGCCGACGCCATGAAGAAGGTCGGCAACGAGGGTGTCATCACCGTCGAGGAAGCCAAGTCGTTGGCGACCGAGCTCGACGTCGTCGAGGGCATGCAGTTCGACCGCGGCTACATCTCGCCCTACTTCGTCACCAACGCCGACAAGATGCGCGCTGAGATGGAGGACGCTTACATCCTGATATACGAGAAGAAGCTCTCCTCGTTGAACGAGCTGCTGCCGCTGCTGGAAGCCATCGTGCAAACCGGCAAGCCGCTCGTCATCATCGCCGAAGACGTCGAAGGCGAGGCGCTCGCCACCCTCGTCGTCAACCGCCTGCGTGGCGGCCTGAAGGTCGCGGCCGTCAAGGCTCCGGGCTTCGGCGATCGCCGCAAGGCCATGCTGCAGGACATCGCGATCCTGACCGGCGGCCAGGCGATCTCGGAAGACCTCGGCATCAAGCTCGAGAACGTCACGCTCAACATGCTCGGTCGCGCCAAGAAGGTGATGATCGACAAGGAGAACACCACGATCGTCAACGGCGCCGGCAAGAAGGCCGACATCGAGGCGCGCGTGGCCCAGATCAAGGCGCAGATCGAGGAGACCACCTCGGACTACGACCGTGAGAAGCTGCAGGAGCGTCAGGCCAAGCTCGCGGGCGGCGTCGCGGTGATCCGCGTCGGCGGCGCGACCGAGGTCGAGGTGAAGGAGCGCAAGGATCGCGTTGATGACGCGATGCATGCGACCCGCGCCGCGGTCGAGGAAGGCATCGTCCCGGGCGGCGGCGTCGCCCTGCTCCGTGCCTCCGAGCATCTCAAGGGCATCCGGACCAAGAACGACGACCAGAAGACCGGCGTCGAGATCGTGCGTAAGGCACTGTCGGCACCTGCCCGCCAGATCGCGATCAATGCCGGCGAGGACGGCTCCGTCATCGTCGGCAAGGTGCTGGAGAAGGATCAGTACGGCTACGGCTTCGACGCGCAGACCGGCGAATACGGCAACCTGGTTAGCAAGGGGATCATCGACCCGACCAAGGTCGTGCGCGTGGCAATCCAGAACGCCTCCTCCGTGGCGGCGCTCCTGATTACCACCGAGGCCATGGTCGCCGAGCTGCCGAAGAAGGCCGCTGGCGGCCCCACAATGCCTCCGGGCGGCATGGGCGGCATGGACTATTAA
- a CDS encoding tetratricopeptide repeat protein codes for MEPPYWYYPVRQSLAVAGSRADAGGPTRQAEEQFQRALKRAPSNGWSRYGLAELYKARGKADQASKLEADLAKSGSATDSSWSCRSCDPHSTGLPADLNGRGHCALRQAQCLKWIIRVV; via the coding sequence ATGGAGCCGCCCTACTGGTATTACCCAGTACGGCAGTCGCTGGCAGTCGCTGGCAGTCGCGCTGATGCAGGCGGGCCGACTCGACAAGCGGAGGAGCAGTTCCAGCGCGCGCTCAAGCGTGCTCCCAGCAACGGCTGGTCGCGATACGGGCTTGCCGAACTCTATAAGGCGCGCGGCAAGGCCGACCAAGCGAGCAAACTGGAAGCGGATCTTGCCAAGAGTGGATCGGCGACCGACAGCAGCTGGAGCTGTCGAAGCTGTGACCCTCACAGTACCGGACTGCCCGCGGACCTTAATGGCCGCGGGCACTGCGCGCTGCGGCAGGCACAATGTCTCAAATGGATCATTCGCGTCGTTTAG
- a CDS encoding IS481 family transposase, with amino-acid sequence MPWKASSVMEERLRFVARLLDGEAMTDVCREFGISRKTGYKIFDRYKEHGLEALSDRSKRPIRYANQLPAQIETLIVQLKAAKPHWGARKIRELLVRRLDGDFRVPAKSTIHAVLDRHGLVKRGCGPRHRARGTPLSLGVAPNDLWCADFKGEFKLGNGRYCFPLTVSDHASRFLLLCEALDSTREDPAITAFERLFCERGLPLAIRSDNGVPFASPNALFNLSKLSVWWLRLGIAIERIKPGRPQQNGRHERMHLTLKKEATRPPGVNSLQQQERFDAFLREFNTERPHEALDMKCPAELYTASGLAYAGLPDLTYPFHDRDVVVTACGRLCLHRKKINISTVLAGQKLGIKEVDDGIWLVSFMHYDLGYFDLEQKTLQPLDNPFGP; translated from the coding sequence ATGCCGTGGAAAGCGAGTTCGGTGATGGAAGAGCGTCTGCGCTTTGTCGCTCGTCTCCTGGACGGGGAGGCGATGACGGATGTGTGCCGGGAGTTCGGTATCTCGCGCAAGACCGGCTACAAGATCTTTGACCGTTACAAGGAGCACGGGCTTGAGGCGCTGAGTGACCGCTCCAAACGCCCGATACGCTATGCCAACCAGTTGCCGGCTCAAATCGAGACCTTGATTGTCCAGCTCAAAGCCGCGAAGCCACATTGGGGCGCGCGCAAGATCCGCGAGCTCCTGGTTCGGCGATTGGATGGCGATTTTCGGGTTCCGGCCAAGAGCACGATCCACGCGGTTCTCGATCGGCACGGTTTGGTCAAACGCGGTTGCGGGCCGCGCCATCGTGCGCGCGGCACGCCGCTGTCACTAGGGGTGGCCCCCAATGATCTCTGGTGCGCCGACTTCAAGGGCGAGTTCAAGCTCGGCAATGGCCGCTATTGCTTTCCATTGACGGTCAGCGATCACGCCTCACGTTTCCTGCTTTTGTGCGAAGCGCTCGATTCGACCCGCGAAGACCCTGCCATTACTGCCTTCGAGCGCCTGTTCTGCGAGCGCGGCCTGCCGCTTGCCATTCGCTCCGACAACGGCGTGCCCTTTGCCAGTCCCAATGCCCTGTTCAACCTGTCGAAGCTGTCGGTGTGGTGGCTCAGGCTCGGCATCGCCATCGAGCGCATCAAGCCGGGCCGTCCGCAGCAGAACGGCCGCCACGAGCGCATGCATCTGACCCTCAAGAAGGAGGCCACCCGGCCACCGGGCGTCAACAGCCTGCAGCAGCAGGAGCGCTTCGATGCTTTCCTCCGCGAGTTCAACACCGAACGTCCGCACGAGGCGCTCGACATGAAGTGCCCTGCCGAGCTCTACACTGCCTCAGGGCTCGCCTATGCCGGCCTGCCGGACCTGACCTATCCCTTCCATGACCGCGATGTCGTCGTCACCGCCTGCGGCCGCCTCTGCCTGCATCGCAAGAAGATCAACATCTCCACCGTGCTGGCCGGCCAAAAGCTCGGCATCAAGGAAGTCGACGACGGCATTTGGCTCGTCAGCTTCATGCATTACGACCTCGGATATTTCGACCTGGAGCAGAAAACCTTGCAGCCCCTCGACAACCCGTTCGGCCCGTAG
- a CDS encoding molybdopterin cofactor-binding domain-containing protein, with amino-acid sequence MNILTNPSKLRGFEKHIKIENVSRRSILKGLGLAGGFVLAAPVMMRPALAYETGAGQMPHGTVVDPRVFVSIAPDGIVTVLAHRAEMGTGVRTSLPMIVAEEMEADWKRVRVQQAHGDEVKYGNQDTDGSRSTRHYLMPMRQIGASARTMLEQAAAKRWGVPATEVKASNHEVVHGASGRKLGFGELAADAAQQSVPSVEGLKLKDPKDFRYLGKGQIGIVDLHDITTGAARYGADVRLPGMKYAVIARPPVTGGKLVSFDGSDAMKVSGVEKVMEVKGWPWPSKFQPLGGVAVIARNTGAAIKGRDALKIVWEDGPNGKYESSAYRKELEEAARKPGLVVRKEGDVEAALKGADKVIVGEYFLPHLAHVAMEPPVAVADVKGDKAEIWAPVQSAGGTREDVAKTLDIPQENVTVNVTLLGGGFGRKSKCDFALEAALLSKELGAPVKVQWTREDDIHNGFLHTVSVERIEAGLDKNGKVTAWRHRSVAPSIASTFAAGTVHQAPFELGMGLVDMPFEIANISCENPEAAAHTRIGWFRSVSNIPRAFAVQSMVGEIAHATGRDQKEMLLELIGSPRILKLDSVKDLWNYGEPYDSYPIDTARLRRVVELVAENGEWGRQVPKGHGLGIAAHRSFVSYIATIVEVAVDDKGKLTVPRVDTAIDCGTYVNPERIQSQIEGAAIMGLSLAKYGEITFKDGKVQQKNFDDFPVIRIDESPAVTNVHIVPPGPDAPPSGVGEPGVPPFAPALINAIFAATGKRIRALPIGKQLET; translated from the coding sequence ATGAACATCCTCACCAATCCCAGCAAGCTTCGCGGCTTTGAGAAGCACATCAAGATCGAGAATGTTTCGCGCCGCAGCATTCTCAAGGGGCTTGGCCTCGCCGGCGGTTTCGTGCTCGCGGCTCCCGTGATGATGCGCCCGGCCCTAGCTTACGAAACCGGCGCCGGTCAAATGCCACACGGCACCGTTGTTGATCCGCGCGTGTTCGTGTCGATCGCGCCAGATGGCATCGTGACAGTCCTCGCGCACCGCGCGGAGATGGGCACCGGCGTGCGGACCAGCCTGCCCATGATCGTCGCCGAAGAAATGGAAGCCGACTGGAAGCGGGTGCGCGTCCAGCAGGCGCATGGTGATGAGGTCAAGTACGGCAACCAGGACACCGACGGCTCGCGCAGCACGCGGCATTATCTGATGCCCATGCGCCAGATCGGTGCGTCCGCGCGCACGATGCTCGAGCAGGCCGCGGCAAAGCGCTGGGGCGTGCCCGCTACCGAGGTGAAGGCCTCCAACCACGAGGTTGTCCATGGCGCAAGCGGGCGCAAGCTTGGCTTTGGCGAGCTGGCCGCCGATGCCGCCCAGCAATCAGTGCCGAGCGTCGAAGGCTTGAAGCTGAAGGATCCAAAGGATTTCCGCTATCTCGGCAAAGGCCAGATCGGCATCGTCGACCTGCACGACATTACCACCGGCGCCGCACGCTACGGTGCCGACGTGCGGCTGCCCGGCATGAAATATGCCGTGATCGCCCGCCCGCCGGTGACAGGCGGCAAGCTCGTCTCGTTTGACGGGTCCGATGCCATGAAGGTCTCGGGCGTCGAGAAGGTCATGGAGGTCAAGGGGTGGCCGTGGCCGTCCAAATTCCAGCCGCTCGGCGGCGTGGCCGTGATCGCCCGGAACACGGGGGCAGCGATCAAAGGGCGCGATGCGCTGAAGATCGTCTGGGAGGACGGACCGAACGGCAAATACGAGTCGAGCGCCTATCGCAAGGAGCTCGAAGAGGCCGCGCGCAAGCCGGGCCTCGTGGTGCGCAAGGAAGGCGATGTGGAAGCCGCGCTGAAGGGGGCCGACAAGGTGATTGTGGGCGAGTACTTTCTGCCGCACCTTGCTCACGTCGCCATGGAGCCACCAGTCGCGGTCGCTGACGTCAAAGGCGACAAGGCCGAGATCTGGGCGCCGGTGCAAAGCGCCGGTGGAACACGTGAAGACGTGGCCAAGACACTGGACATCCCCCAGGAGAACGTCACCGTCAACGTCACGCTGCTCGGCGGCGGCTTCGGGCGCAAATCGAAATGCGACTTTGCCCTCGAGGCCGCGTTGCTCTCGAAGGAGCTCGGCGCGCCGGTCAAGGTGCAATGGACGCGGGAGGATGATATCCATAACGGCTTCCTGCATACCGTGTCCGTAGAACGGATCGAGGCTGGGCTCGACAAGAACGGCAAGGTGACCGCTTGGCGTCACCGTAGCGTGGCGCCCAGCATCGCCTCGACGTTTGCCGCCGGAACGGTGCATCAGGCGCCGTTCGAGCTCGGCATGGGGCTCGTCGACATGCCTTTCGAGATCGCCAACATCTCCTGCGAAAATCCGGAGGCGGCCGCGCATACCCGCATCGGCTGGTTCCGATCGGTGTCGAACATCCCGCGTGCTTTCGCGGTGCAGTCGATGGTCGGCGAGATCGCGCATGCGACCGGCCGCGACCAGAAGGAGATGCTGCTCGAGCTGATCGGCTCGCCCCGCATCCTCAAGCTCGACTCGGTGAAGGACCTCTGGAACTACGGCGAGCCCTATGACAGCTACCCGATCGACACCGCACGGCTGCGTAGAGTGGTCGAGCTGGTCGCCGAGAACGGCGAATGGGGCCGTCAGGTGCCGAAGGGCCACGGACTCGGCATCGCCGCGCATCGCAGCTTCGTCAGCTACATCGCCACCATCGTCGAGGTCGCCGTCGACGACAAGGGCAAGCTGACGGTGCCACGGGTCGACACGGCGATCGATTGCGGCACCTACGTCAATCCCGAGCGCATCCAATCCCAGATCGAGGGTGCTGCGATCATGGGCCTCAGCCTCGCCAAATATGGCGAGATCACCTTCAAGGACGGCAAGGTTCAGCAGAAGAACTTCGATGACTTCCCGGTGATCCGAATCGACGAGTCTCCGGCGGTGACGAACGTCCACATCGTGCCGCCGGGTCCCGACGCGCCCCCCAGCGGCGTCGGCGAGCCCGGCGTTCCGCCCTTTGCGCCGGCCCTGATCAACGCAATCTTCGCCGCAACAGGGAAACGCATTCGGGCGCTGCCGATCGGCAAGCAGCTGGAGACGTGA
- a CDS encoding MFS transporter, translated as MRIPGPIAYILLYGALYAAFGVASPFWPKLFETKTLVPQQIGLLLAAAMLTRLVSGPLVAILADFLGSLRLVLATCAASAAAAAVALIWADTFPSLLLIALVQAAVLAPTTSIADALAVNVSKPRIAERTFEYGWIRGSASAAFILGTLSVGQLISPTDFSSVIWMNAGLLIAAAGATALIPDEASRTARQHALSFGMFRVGAVLAIPRFRLVICISALIYGSHAMHDAFAVIRWTDVGMSPSAISFLWAEAVIAEVLVFWLLGPAFLGRFGARGAAVLAALAGVVRWSIAGVTTSLLVLALIQPLHGLTFALLHLACMRIMGNLIPRNVAASAQALYVFGSGLVTATLTFLSGALYASYAGAAFFPMAALCALALPLAWVGLAETNERSTAAL; from the coding sequence GTGCGCATTCCTGGACCAATCGCCTATATTCTCCTCTACGGCGCTTTGTACGCAGCCTTCGGTGTCGCATCTCCTTTCTGGCCAAAACTTTTTGAAACGAAAACCCTGGTCCCCCAGCAGATCGGATTGCTGCTGGCTGCTGCCATGCTAACGCGGCTCGTTTCTGGACCGCTGGTTGCGATTCTCGCTGATTTCTTAGGATCGTTGCGCCTCGTGCTCGCGACCTGTGCCGCCTCGGCCGCAGCCGCCGCCGTCGCATTGATATGGGCCGATACGTTCCCATCCTTGCTTCTGATCGCATTGGTCCAGGCCGCTGTTCTTGCTCCCACGACGTCAATCGCCGATGCGTTGGCGGTCAACGTGTCGAAGCCCCGGATAGCGGAAAGAACGTTTGAGTACGGCTGGATAAGAGGATCCGCGTCGGCGGCTTTTATTCTGGGAACGCTAAGCGTTGGGCAGCTCATTAGCCCCACCGATTTCTCTTCGGTCATCTGGATGAATGCCGGCCTGCTTATCGCGGCGGCCGGCGCCACGGCATTGATCCCTGATGAGGCCAGTCGAACCGCGCGGCAGCATGCGCTATCTTTTGGCATGTTTCGGGTCGGCGCAGTACTTGCTATCCCGCGGTTTCGACTCGTGATCTGTATCTCAGCTTTGATCTACGGCAGCCACGCAATGCACGATGCATTTGCCGTCATTCGGTGGACCGATGTTGGCATGAGCCCCTCCGCGATCAGCTTCCTGTGGGCAGAAGCTGTGATTGCGGAAGTGCTTGTTTTTTGGCTGCTCGGCCCGGCATTCCTTGGTCGGTTTGGCGCCCGCGGTGCAGCTGTTTTGGCTGCCTTGGCCGGAGTCGTGCGGTGGTCTATCGCCGGCGTGACGACTTCCTTGCTGGTGCTTGCGTTGATACAGCCACTACATGGACTGACCTTCGCTTTGCTTCATCTCGCGTGCATGCGCATAATGGGCAATCTGATCCCGAGGAACGTCGCCGCATCCGCGCAAGCCTTGTACGTGTTTGGTTCAGGCTTGGTGACTGCGACGCTGACTTTCCTATCCGGCGCTCTGTACGCTTCATATGCCGGAGCTGCATTCTTTCCGATGGCGGCTCTCTGCGCCCTAGCACTCCCGTTGGCCTGGGTTGGCTTAGCAGAAACAAATGAGCGCTCTACCGCGGCGCTCTAA
- a CDS encoding 2Fe-2S iron-sulfur cluster-binding protein produces the protein MIKLKINGQEQNWDGDPDLPLLWFIRDEIGLTGTKFGCGQALCGSCTVLVDKQAARACVTSVSDVRDREVITIEGLHPTGDHPVQKAWRQLNVPQCGFCQTGQIMQAAALLIENPKPSHDQIRESLSGNICRCGCYQRIENAIHLASTGV, from the coding sequence ATGATCAAGCTGAAGATTAATGGCCAAGAACAGAACTGGGATGGCGATCCCGATCTGCCGCTACTCTGGTTCATCCGTGACGAGATCGGACTGACGGGCACCAAGTTCGGCTGTGGCCAGGCCCTCTGCGGCTCATGCACGGTGCTCGTCGATAAGCAGGCGGCGCGCGCCTGCGTCACCTCGGTGTCCGACGTCAGGGACCGCGAGGTCATCACCATCGAAGGCCTTCACCCAACCGGCGATCACCCCGTTCAAAAGGCGTGGCGGCAGCTTAACGTCCCACAATGCGGCTTCTGCCAGACCGGTCAAATCATGCAGGCTGCGGCGCTGTTGATTGAGAATCCCAAGCCGTCGCATGACCAAATTCGCGAATCCCTGTCCGGGAATATCTGTCGGTGCGGCTGCTATCAGCGCATCGAAAACGCCATCCATCTCGCGTCGACGGGAGTATGA